The following are encoded in a window of Echinicola jeungdonensis genomic DNA:
- a CDS encoding RagB/SusD family nutrient uptake outer membrane protein: protein MDKAIKINQIIYAACFLFFGSTACDTLDQEPVNTIETEGAITSFSDAQLVLKGMYDELQSGNYYGLRYLYYQDVYADNLLHSGTFTTDQEISSRRINPSNLQISSTWATLYKIIGTANFMLEVLPDIQNLSSSQAAAIEGEARFVRALVYFDLLKIFGGVPIVTDFVTTTSEVSLAGRASETEVYNFIIEDLEFAENNLGNTPNAPFRANNWAATALLARVHLQVGNYALAIQKATEVINAGYILLPNYGDISRIKGNNEMIFELNFTNNVGDQNGLAISSDPSTSGQKFYVRPAFYNAFVASANQGDERFSTSVLEQGNNLRVIKYFRVSTSDDNVPILRLAEMYLIRAEANARRIGSGFTTGAIIDDINIIRQRADLDPLLLTDIPTIAGALEEILEQRRFEFAFEGHRYSDLRRYGLADDLFPPGESFRELWPIPLQELELNENLVQNNGYSSE, encoded by the coding sequence ATGGACAAGGCAATTAAGATCAACCAAATAATATATGCGGCTTGTTTCCTGTTTTTTGGGAGCACCGCCTGTGATACTTTGGACCAGGAACCGGTAAACACTATCGAAACCGAAGGAGCCATCACCTCTTTTAGTGATGCCCAGCTCGTCCTCAAAGGCATGTATGATGAGCTTCAAAGCGGTAATTATTATGGCCTAAGGTACCTGTATTATCAGGATGTATATGCAGACAACCTTTTACATTCTGGTACATTCACCACGGACCAGGAAATCAGTTCCCGTAGGATTAACCCATCCAACTTGCAAATTTCCAGTACTTGGGCAACTTTATACAAAATTATCGGGACTGCCAACTTCATGTTAGAAGTTTTACCTGACATTCAGAATTTAAGTTCAAGTCAGGCTGCTGCTATTGAGGGAGAAGCAAGGTTTGTAAGAGCATTAGTTTATTTTGACCTGCTAAAAATCTTTGGAGGCGTACCCATTGTTACAGATTTTGTTACCACCACCTCCGAAGTTTCACTTGCGGGGAGGGCTTCCGAAACCGAGGTTTATAATTTTATCATTGAGGATTTGGAATTTGCTGAAAACAATTTGGGTAATACGCCCAATGCGCCATTCCGAGCCAATAATTGGGCAGCCACTGCACTTTTGGCAAGGGTGCATTTGCAGGTTGGCAATTACGCTCTTGCCATTCAAAAAGCCACAGAGGTGATCAATGCGGGCTATATCTTGCTACCCAATTATGGGGATATTTCCAGAATCAAGGGCAATAATGAAATGATTTTCGAACTGAATTTCACCAACAATGTTGGGGATCAAAATGGTTTAGCCATTTCATCAGACCCTTCCACAAGTGGACAAAAATTTTATGTCCGCCCCGCCTTTTACAATGCTTTTGTTGCTTCTGCCAACCAAGGGGATGAAAGATTTTCCACCTCTGTTTTGGAGCAAGGCAATAATTTAAGAGTAATCAAATATTTTAGGGTAAGTACAAGTGACGACAATGTTCCTATTTTAAGGTTAGCAGAAATGTACTTGATCCGTGCCGAGGCAAATGCCCGTCGAATCGGATCTGGCTTTACCACTGGAGCCATTATTGATGATATTAATATCATCCGGCAAAGGGCCGATTTAGACCCATTATTATTAACAGATATTCCTACAATTGCCGGAGCATTGGAGGAAATATTGGAACAAAGAAGGTTTGAGTTTGCCTTTGAGGGGCACCGCTACTCAGACCTCAGAAGATACGGCCTGGCCGATGACTTGTTTCCTCCTGGTGAAAGTTTCCGGGAACTCTGGCCCATTCCATTGCAGGAGCTGGAACTCAACGAAAATCTTGTCCAAAACAATGGGTATTCCAGTGAATAA